Proteins from a genomic interval of Phocoena phocoena chromosome 20, mPhoPho1.1, whole genome shotgun sequence:
- the IRF8 gene encoding interferon regulatory factor 8, with protein sequence MCDRNGGRRLRQWLIEQIDSAMYPGLIWENDEKSMFRIPWKHAGKQDYNQEVDASIFKAWAVFKGKFKEGDKAEPATWKTRLRCALNKSPDFEEVTDRSQLDISEPYKVYRIVPEEEQKCKLGVVAPGCVSEATEMECGRSEIDELIKEPPVDDYMGMVKRSPSPPEACRSQLLPDWWMQQPSAGLPLVPGYSTYDAHHAAFSQMVISFYYGGKLVGQTTTTCPEGCRLSLGQPGLPGGKLCGPEGLELVRFPPADAIPSERQRQVTRKLFGHLERGVLLHSSRQGVLVKRQCQGRVFYSGNAAAGRGGPNKLERDEVVKVFDTSQFFRELQQFYNSQSRLPDSRVVLCFGEEFPDMTPLRSKLILVQIEQLYVRQLVEEAGKSCSAGPVMQAPEEPLPDQVFRMFPDICASHQRPFFRENQQITV encoded by the exons ATGTGTGACCGCAACGGCGGCCGGCGGCTGCGGCAGTGGCTGATCGAGCAGATCGACAGTGCCATGTACCCAGGGCTGATCTGGGAGAACGACGAGAAGAGCATGTTCCGGATCCCTTGGAAACACGCTGGCAAACAGGATTACAACCAGGAAGTGGACGCCTCCATCTTCAAG gcCTGGGCCGTTTTTAAAGGGAAGTTTAAGGAAGGGGACAAGGCCGAGCCGGCCACATGGAAGACGAGGTTACGCTGTGCTTTGAACAAGAGCCCGGATTTTGAGGAAGTGACAGACCGGTCCCAGCTGGACATTTCTGAACCGTATAAAGTTTACCGAATCGTCCCCGAGGAGGAGCAAAAAT GCAAATTAGGCGTGGTGGCTCCCGGTTGCGTTAGTGAAGCCACAGAGATGGAGTGCGGTCGCTCCGAAATCGACGAGCTGATCAAGGAG CCTCCCGTGGACGATTACATGGGGATGGTCAAAAGGAGCCCCTCCCCGCCCGAGGCCTGCAGGAGTCAGCTCCTCCCAGACTGGTGGATGCAGCAGCCCAGCGCAG GCCTGCCGCTGGTGCCAGGGTACAGCACCTACGACGCGCACCACGCAG CCTTCTCCCAGATGGTCATCAGCTTCTACTACGGGGGCAAGCTGGTGGGCCAGACCACCACCACGTGCCCCGAGGGCTGCCGCCTGTCCCTGGGCCAGCCCGGCCTGCCCGGCGGCAAGCTGTGTGGGCCCGAGGGCCTGGAGCTGGTGCGCTTCCCGCCGGCCGACGCCATCCCCAGTGAGCGGCAGCGGCAGGTGACACGGAAGCTGTTTGGGCACCTGGAGCGTGGCGTCCTCCTGCACAGCAGCCGGCAGGGCGTGCTGGTCAAGCGGCAGTGCCAGGGCCGCGTGTTCTACAGCGGCAACGCCGCGGCGGGCAGGGGTGGCCCCAACAAGCTGGAGCGCGACGAGGTGGTCAAGGTCTTCGACACCAGCCAGTTCTTCCGAG AGCTGCAGCAGTTCTACAACAGCCAGAGCCGGCTTCCCGACAGCAGGGTGGTGCTGTGCTTCGGAGAGGAGTTTCCGGATATGACCCCGCTGCGCTCCAAGCTCATTCTCGTGCAG ATCGAGCAGCTCTACGTCCGACAGCTGGTGGAAGAGGCTGGGAAGAGCTGCAGCGCCGGCCCCGTGATGCAGGCTCCCGAGGAGCCCCTGCCAGACCAGGTCTTCCGCATGTTTCCAGATATTTGCGCCTCACACCAGAGACCTTTTTTCAGAGAAAACCAACAGATCACAGtttaa